The proteins below come from a single Dinghuibacter silviterrae genomic window:
- a CDS encoding CPBP family intramembrane glutamic endopeptidase produces the protein MRPIFGDKPLWFHCLLLAFLLVFAMALTSVLILNMPSNAYHAQALVNSLIFLLLPALFYGQLVYQAPLQESGFRSPGNKNFFVLAVVVMLVSIPMVQVLAGWNEGLHFPVAGADKWIHDTEKSQDAFQEQILNMPTPGYLGLNLLVMAFCPALGEEAFFRGVIQKILVRATRNVHVGVWLGAILFSAMHFQFLGFFPRLALGLVLGYLYAYSGSLWPSIVAHSVYNASQVIFFYAQQHQSGTHPNPVFDTNATMPLSYGLISTVLVLACFVWMKRIKTTTWP, from the coding sequence ATGCGCCCTATCTTCGGCGACAAGCCCCTTTGGTTCCACTGTTTACTGCTGGCGTTCCTTCTTGTGTTTGCCATGGCGTTGACAAGCGTGTTGATCTTAAACATGCCGTCAAACGCCTACCATGCCCAGGCACTTGTTAACTCGCTGATTTTCTTACTACTGCCGGCTCTGTTCTATGGCCAGCTGGTGTACCAGGCGCCCTTACAGGAATCGGGGTTCCGTTCACCCGGGAACAAAAACTTTTTTGTCCTGGCGGTGGTGGTCATGCTTGTCTCCATCCCCATGGTCCAGGTGCTGGCGGGCTGGAACGAAGGGTTGCATTTTCCGGTGGCGGGCGCCGACAAGTGGATACACGATACGGAAAAATCGCAGGACGCTTTCCAGGAACAGATCCTGAACATGCCGACGCCTGGTTATCTCGGGCTGAACCTCCTGGTGATGGCGTTTTGCCCCGCGTTGGGGGAAGAAGCGTTTTTCCGGGGGGTGATCCAGAAGATACTGGTCCGCGCGACCCGGAACGTACACGTGGGCGTATGGCTGGGCGCCATTCTTTTCTCCGCCATGCATTTTCAGTTCCTGGGCTTTTTCCCGCGCCTGGCGCTGGGGCTTGTTTTGGGTTATCTGTATGCCTACAGCGGGAGTCTTTGGCCGTCCATCGTCGCCCACTCGGTGTACAACGCTTCCCAGGTGATTTTCTTTTACGCCCAACAACACCAAAGCGGGACGCATCCGAATCCCGTGTTTGATACCAATGCTACCATGCCTTTGTCCTATGGGTTGATCAGCACCGTCCTGGTGCTGGCCTGTTTCGTATGGATGAAACGGATTAAAACCACTACATGGCCTTAA
- the dusB gene encoding tRNA dihydrouridine synthase DusB gives MVKIGPISLPDNPLLLAPMEDVSDPPFRAVCKAAGADLMYSEFISSEGLIRDAIKSRQKLDFFEFERPVGIQIFGGDEEAMALSARIVAATQPDLVDINFGCPVKKVVCKGAGAGVLKDLDLMVRLTRAVVRATDLPVTVKTRLGWDEASINIEEVAERLQDEGIQALTIHGRTRAQMYKGEADWRLIAKVKNNPRIRIPIFGNGDIDSPAKAKLYLDRYGVDGLMIGRAAIGYPWIFREVKHYFATGEVLAPPTIEERVAVCLQHLEKSVAWKGPVLGILEMRRHYANYLKGLPHIKDFRMRLVTAPDFSSVEAILRDIGVRYAGFVAERFMAGFTGSQVEESCAY, from the coding sequence ATGGTAAAGATTGGTCCCATATCGCTCCCCGACAACCCACTCCTGCTCGCCCCCATGGAGGACGTCAGCGATCCCCCCTTTCGCGCGGTCTGCAAGGCTGCCGGGGCGGACCTGATGTACAGCGAGTTCATCTCCAGCGAAGGGCTGATCCGGGACGCCATCAAAAGCCGGCAAAAGCTCGACTTTTTCGAGTTCGAGCGCCCGGTCGGGATCCAGATCTTCGGAGGTGATGAAGAAGCCATGGCCCTTTCGGCCAGGATCGTCGCCGCCACCCAACCCGACCTTGTGGACATCAATTTCGGTTGCCCCGTCAAAAAGGTCGTGTGTAAAGGCGCCGGGGCCGGCGTCCTCAAAGACCTGGACCTGATGGTCCGTCTAACCAGGGCCGTTGTCCGCGCCACCGACCTGCCCGTGACTGTGAAAACCCGCCTCGGCTGGGACGAAGCCTCCATCAACATCGAGGAAGTGGCCGAACGGCTCCAGGACGAAGGCATCCAGGCGCTCACCATTCATGGTCGCACCCGCGCCCAGATGTACAAGGGTGAGGCGGACTGGAGGCTGATCGCCAAGGTTAAGAACAATCCGCGTATCCGCATTCCCATCTTTGGCAACGGGGACATCGATTCGCCGGCGAAAGCGAAGCTGTATCTCGACCGCTATGGCGTCGACGGGCTCATGATCGGTCGTGCCGCGATCGGCTATCCCTGGATCTTCCGCGAGGTCAAACACTATTTTGCTACCGGGGAGGTGCTTGCGCCGCCTACCATCGAGGAGCGCGTGGCCGTCTGCCTTCAGCACCTGGAGAAGTCCGTGGCCTGGAAGGGACCGGTGCTTGGCATTCTCGAAATGCGACGGCACTATGCCAACTATCTGAAGGGGCTTCCCCACATCAAAGACTTCCGCATGCGGCTCGTCACCGCGCCCGACTTTTCTTCGGTCGAGGCCATTCTCCGTGACATCGGGGTGCGTTATGCCGGCTTTGTAGCAGAGCGCTTCATGGCTGGGTTCACCGGGTCCCAGGTGGAGGAATCCTGCGCTTACTAA
- a CDS encoding aldehyde dehydrogenase — MHASLAAMKAFVDSGQTRPVAFRKQQLSRLKAALHRHEDALLEALHRDLRKPAVEAYATELGQVHQEITHTLRHLDAWARPDRRSTPLAFFPSRSVVYKEPLGVVLVIAPWNYPLMLLLHPLVGAIAAGNSVLCKPSEFAPATAVLIEQILGELFPPEYVGVLQGDGRLVLPPLLAQGRPDHIFFTGSIPVGREILSMAAPPLIPVTLELGGKSPCIVGPTVDLLPAARRIVQGKFINAGQTCVAPDYLLVHRSIKAAFLDAVLSQLRAFFGEDPRSSPDYARIVHAGRFAKLTGYLPQGRILHGGDHDVADLYIGPTLLDDVSPDSPLMEEEIFGPLLPIFTYDTTEEALAFIRARPWPLALYVFSSDRSFADFFLREVPFGGGCVNNTLVHFGNPSLPVGGIAYSGMGRYHGFESFRIFSHFKSVTRSGTWLDLRLKYPPYAGKLRLFKWFFR, encoded by the coding sequence ATGCACGCGTCGCTTGCCGCCATGAAGGCCTTTGTCGATTCCGGGCAGACCCGCCCGGTTGCTTTCCGCAAACAACAGTTGTCGCGGTTAAAGGCGGCGCTGCACCGGCACGAAGACGCCCTCCTGGAGGCCCTTCACCGCGACCTCCGCAAACCCGCGGTGGAAGCCTACGCCACCGAACTCGGCCAGGTCCACCAGGAGATCACCCACACGCTGCGGCACCTCGACGCCTGGGCCCGGCCCGATCGCCGGTCCACCCCACTGGCATTTTTTCCTTCCCGCAGCGTGGTGTACAAAGAACCCCTCGGTGTCGTCCTGGTCATCGCCCCCTGGAACTACCCCCTCATGCTGCTCCTCCACCCGCTGGTAGGCGCCATCGCCGCCGGGAACAGTGTCTTGTGCAAACCCTCCGAGTTTGCCCCCGCCACTGCCGTCCTTATCGAACAGATACTAGGGGAATTATTTCCACCTGAATACGTCGGCGTTCTACAAGGCGACGGTCGTCTCGTGCTGCCGCCCTTGTTGGCTCAGGGCCGGCCCGATCACATCTTTTTCACCGGCTCCATCCCCGTTGGCCGGGAAATCCTTTCCATGGCCGCACCCCCACTCATCCCCGTCACCCTCGAACTCGGCGGCAAAAGCCCTTGTATCGTCGGCCCCACGGTCGACCTGTTGCCCGCCGCCCGCCGGATCGTCCAGGGGAAATTCATCAACGCCGGACAAACCTGCGTTGCCCCCGACTATCTCCTGGTGCATCGTTCGATAAAAGCCGCTTTCCTGGACGCCGTACTTTCTCAACTCCGCGCCTTTTTCGGAGAGGATCCCCGTTCCTCCCCCGACTACGCACGCATCGTCCACGCCGGTCGTTTTGCAAAACTCACCGGCTATCTCCCCCAAGGCCGCATCCTCCACGGCGGCGACCACGACGTAGCGGACCTCTATATCGGCCCGACCCTCCTCGACGACGTCTCCCCCGATAGCCCTTTGATGGAAGAAGAAATATTCGGCCCCCTGCTGCCCATCTTTACTTACGATACCACTGAAGAGGCTCTGGCATTTATCCGCGCCCGCCCCTGGCCACTGGCCCTTTACGTGTTCTCCAGCGACCGGTCGTTCGCCGATTTCTTTCTCCGGGAAGTCCCTTTCGGCGGCGGCTGTGTCAACAACACGTTAGTACACTTCGGTAATCCTTCGCTCCCGGTCGGTGGGATCGCTTACAGCGGGATGGGGCGGTACCACGGCTTCGAGAGCTTCCGCATTTTTTCCCACTTCAAATCCGTGACGCGGTCGGGCACCTGGCTCGACCTTCGCCTAAAGTATCCACCCTATGCGGGGAAGTTACGGCTATTCAAGTGGTTCTTCCGTTAG
- a CDS encoding nucleoside deaminase, whose translation MDPEKDIQMMRQALREAQKAYEEGEIPVGAVITIGDRIIARGHNQVERLNDPTAHAEIIALTSAFNFLGSKYLPDATLYVTVEPCLMCAGALYWSKIGRVVQGTADPKNGYLHTCGDNNPFHPKTVLTRDVMMEECATLMKSFFQSKR comes from the coding sequence ATGGACCCGGAAAAAGACATTCAAATGATGCGACAGGCCCTGCGGGAAGCGCAAAAGGCCTATGAGGAAGGTGAGATCCCCGTGGGTGCAGTCATCACCATAGGCGACCGGATCATCGCGAGGGGACACAACCAGGTGGAGCGGCTCAACGACCCGACCGCCCACGCCGAGATCATCGCCCTGACGTCCGCGTTCAACTTCCTGGGAAGTAAGTACCTGCCCGATGCAACCCTGTACGTGACCGTGGAACCTTGTCTGATGTGCGCGGGGGCGTTGTATTGGAGCAAGATCGGCCGCGTGGTGCAGGGAACGGCGGACCCCAAAAACGGGTACCTGCATACCTGCGGAGACAACAATCCCTTTCATCCAAAGACCGTCCTTACGCGGGACGTGATGATGGAAGAATGTGCAACCTTAATGAAGTCTTTTTTTCAGAGTAAGCGGTGA
- a CDS encoding superoxide dismutase, with product MSFTLPPLPYAFDALEPHIDALTMQIHHGKHHQAYVDNLNKAIAGTPNEGKSLEELVKVAGTISPAVRNNGGGHWNHSFFWEILAPNAGGNPEGKLADAIAGTFGSFDEFKEKFAAAGATRFGSGWAWLIVKDGKLEITSTPNQDNPLMDVAEVKGTPILGVDVWEHAYYLKYQNRRPEYLKAFWNAVNWKKVAEHYAKAH from the coding sequence ATGTCGTTCACATTACCCCCTCTGCCTTACGCGTTTGACGCGTTAGAGCCGCATATCGATGCGCTGACGATGCAAATCCACCATGGTAAACACCACCAGGCGTATGTCGACAATCTGAATAAGGCGATTGCCGGAACGCCCAACGAGGGCAAATCCCTGGAAGAGCTCGTAAAGGTGGCCGGTACCATCAGCCCCGCGGTTCGCAACAACGGCGGCGGTCACTGGAACCACTCCTTTTTCTGGGAGATCCTGGCGCCCAATGCCGGTGGAAACCCCGAAGGCAAACTGGCGGATGCGATTGCCGGTACCTTTGGCTCATTTGACGAATTCAAGGAGAAATTTGCTGCTGCCGGTGCCACCCGTTTCGGAAGCGGCTGGGCCTGGCTGATCGTCAAAGACGGCAAACTGGAGATTACTTCTACCCCCAACCAGGACAACCCGCTGATGGACGTGGCCGAGGTAAAGGGTACGCCTATCCTGGGTGTAGATGTGTGGGAGCACGCCTATTACCTGAAATACCAAAATCGCCGTCCGGAATACCTGAAGGCTTTCTGGAACGCGGTGAATTGGAAAAAGGTCGCGGAGCATTACGCAAAAGCGCACTAA
- a CDS encoding YjjG family noncanonical pyrimidine nucleotidase translates to MMQYRHIFFDLDHTLWDFDLNAKEALLELYEVLELSGEGIDDFGKFYERYLHHNQVLWDRYHHGHISSEELKWKRMWRTLLDFKIGSEPLARKMSATFLELLPEKQNLFPYTLEILTYLRNKGYLLHLITNGFEKVQWRKLRTSRLDDYFEEVITSEKSGSVKPQKEIFEFALRITGADVKESIMIGDNPDADIQGALNIGMDCIFVNHIASADRVPATYTIRHLKELEEIL, encoded by the coding sequence ATGATGCAATACCGGCACATTTTTTTCGACCTCGACCATACCCTTTGGGACTTCGACCTGAATGCAAAAGAAGCCCTGCTGGAACTCTACGAAGTCCTCGAACTATCGGGGGAAGGTATCGACGATTTCGGGAAGTTTTATGAGCGATACCTGCACCACAACCAGGTACTTTGGGACCGGTATCACCACGGCCACATTTCCAGCGAAGAGCTCAAATGGAAACGCATGTGGAGAACACTCCTCGACTTCAAGATCGGCAGCGAGCCCCTGGCCCGTAAGATGAGTGCCACCTTCCTGGAGCTACTTCCGGAAAAACAGAACCTATTCCCCTATACCCTTGAGATCCTCACCTATCTCAGAAACAAAGGTTATCTCCTCCACCTCATCACCAATGGGTTTGAAAAAGTACAATGGCGCAAACTGCGGACCAGCCGCCTGGACGACTATTTCGAAGAAGTGATCACCTCGGAGAAGTCGGGGAGTGTCAAGCCCCAGAAGGAGATCTTTGAGTTCGCGCTCCGGATCACCGGGGCGGATGTAAAGGAAAGCATCATGATCGGGGACAACCCCGACGCAGATATACAAGGGGCCCTCAACATCGGCATGGACTGCATTTTCGTCAACCACATCGCGTCGGCCGACAGGGTGCCGGCAACGTATACGATCCGGCACCTGAAAGAGCTGGAAGAGATATTATAG
- a CDS encoding SDR family NAD(P)-dependent oxidoreductase: MVLSKHVVITGGSKGLGFAFAEAFAAGGCSLVLCARGEKDLDKAAASLREAYPGITVVTAAFDLGRPEAAKAFGQWVLDKGVPVDILINNAGRFVMGNLFDEPEGSLEDMIGTNLYSAYHVTRTLLPSMMARRSGHIFNICSIASLQAYKYGGSYSVSKFALLGFSKNLREDLKPHGIKVTAVCPGAAYTSSWEGSGVEPGRIMTAADVAQMVFAAASLSPQATVEDIVLRPQLGDL, from the coding sequence ATGGTACTATCGAAACATGTCGTGATCACGGGTGGATCCAAGGGGTTGGGTTTTGCCTTTGCGGAAGCCTTTGCGGCGGGGGGCTGTTCCCTCGTGTTGTGCGCCCGGGGCGAAAAGGACCTGGACAAAGCGGCGGCCTCCCTCAGGGAGGCGTATCCGGGGATTACTGTCGTTACCGCCGCCTTTGACCTGGGCAGGCCGGAAGCGGCAAAGGCTTTCGGGCAGTGGGTCCTGGACAAGGGAGTGCCCGTGGACATCCTGATCAACAATGCCGGTCGCTTTGTCATGGGGAACCTGTTTGACGAACCCGAGGGTAGCCTTGAGGATATGATCGGGACCAACCTGTACAGCGCTTACCACGTCACCCGTACCCTTTTGCCGTCGATGATGGCGAGACGCAGCGGGCACATTTTCAATATCTGCTCGATCGCCAGCCTGCAGGCCTACAAATACGGGGGCTCCTATAGCGTGAGCAAATTCGCACTCCTGGGGTTTTCCAAAAACCTGAGGGAGGACCTGAAGCCCCACGGGATCAAGGTCACCGCGGTTTGCCCGGGGGCAGCCTACACCTCCTCCTGGGAAGGCTCGGGGGTGGAGCCCGGCCGCATCATGACGGCTGCTGACGTTGCGCAGATGGTTTTTGCCGCGGCCAGCCTGTCGCCCCAAGCTACTGTGGAGGATATTGTCCTGAGGCCCCAGTTGGGGGACCTTTAG